The following proteins come from a genomic window of Thermoproteus sp.:
- a CDS encoding carboxypeptidase-like regulatory domain-containing protein, which yields MNLKFLPIALIGLAALTLAAPISVVFPYNAQIQYLAYKTVSLTVQLGPGGTYTISPPAVTPGSGFAYAGMVIQFQGVYPSIQVAANGFFSKSYNSEGFLQAAYVGPDASKVMLINTANANIQVQMTVTYQFVSDQYVQLANDTVVTITLPNGQLPQGFGESATVRIDPNAPYVISSVELPDGQPASAYRVEPKVVELTQPGTYKVVISSGPSLPPALLVKSLQQQTATVGPNSQLTVSGSQIGVPQGWQLLGYIVFAYTGNVNLVGQQQGGQITISGGLVDIVNNNTLSFVIRSISYLIPPLWQAQLTYTIAIVYGTSFTVMSTMSSPVNVIYIPVVYKPAQVTWLPDRALVNVTQSDVADGVWTAVVLQLPALAKIVSIKTPSNAVITNATDVQLVWGGGVRMASISPDGHEAYIVVQEGNTVETGVYTFMIDWSPLTISVVSKFGGPVGDITASAGQYNVAVSNGVVQVQVYKPEPVEVQIAYKGVPAADVLVQSLDDSQHVVQLGIYNVKVVVVGALNQPIPNAQVAVNGFPASGTTDSSGTVLFQGVLEGSYTLAVNVGNRVHVTNNLTVAGPSQTVTVVVKTPIVAIINGVPITVTDTAAAAGGVSAAGLALALRRMLNKAEEGEVAEVEQI from the coding sequence ATGAACCTGAAGTTCCTGCCCATAGCATTAATAGGGCTAGCCGCACTGACCCTAGCGGCGCCCATAAGCGTGGTCTTCCCCTACAACGCACAGATACAATACCTGGCCTATAAAACCGTAAGTCTGACTGTACAGCTGGGCCCCGGCGGGACTTACACCATATCGCCGCCTGCGGTGACCCCCGGCTCGGGCTTCGCCTATGCGGGGATGGTAATACAGTTCCAAGGCGTATATCCCTCGATACAAGTCGCCGCCAACGGCTTCTTCAGTAAGTCCTACAACTCGGAGGGGTTCCTACAAGCCGCTTATGTGGGCCCCGACGCCAGCAAGGTTATGCTCATAAACACAGCCAACGCCAACATCCAAGTCCAGATGACCGTGACCTACCAGTTCGTGTCGGACCAGTACGTCCAGTTGGCTAATGACACCGTGGTGACTATAACATTGCCCAACGGCCAACTGCCGCAGGGATTCGGCGAGAGCGCCACCGTTAGGATAGACCCCAACGCGCCTTACGTCATAAGCTCCGTGGAGCTACCCGACGGACAGCCGGCCAGCGCCTACCGCGTGGAGCCCAAGGTGGTGGAGCTAACGCAGCCCGGCACCTACAAGGTAGTGATCTCCAGCGGGCCCTCCTTGCCGCCGGCCCTGCTGGTCAAAAGCTTGCAACAACAGACCGCCACCGTGGGCCCCAACTCGCAGCTGACTGTCAGCGGGTCGCAAATAGGCGTGCCGCAAGGCTGGCAGTTGCTGGGCTATATAGTGTTCGCCTATACCGGCAATGTGAACCTAGTGGGCCAACAACAGGGCGGGCAGATAACCATATCTGGAGGGCTGGTGGACATAGTGAACAATAACACGTTGAGCTTCGTGATAAGGTCCATAAGTTACTTGATACCACCGCTCTGGCAGGCGCAGTTGACCTACACCATAGCTATAGTCTACGGCACCAGCTTCACCGTGATGTCGACTATGAGCTCGCCCGTCAACGTGATATACATACCCGTTGTGTACAAGCCCGCCCAAGTGACTTGGTTGCCCGACCGCGCGTTGGTCAACGTGACCCAGAGCGACGTAGCCGACGGCGTGTGGACCGCGGTGGTGCTCCAACTGCCGGCGCTGGCCAAGATAGTGTCCATAAAGACCCCCAGCAACGCCGTAATAACCAACGCCACTGACGTCCAGCTGGTGTGGGGCGGCGGCGTGAGGATGGCCTCCATAAGCCCCGACGGACACGAGGCCTATATAGTGGTGCAGGAGGGCAACACCGTAGAGACTGGCGTCTACACCTTCATGATAGACTGGAGCCCGCTGACCATATCTGTCGTCAGTAAGTTCGGCGGGCCTGTCGGCGACATAACGGCCTCGGCCGGCCAGTACAACGTTGCGGTATCCAACGGCGTGGTGCAAGTCCAAGTCTACAAGCCGGAGCCCGTAGAGGTGCAAATAGCCTACAAGGGCGTTCCCGCCGCGGACGTATTGGTCCAGTCGCTCGACGATAGCCAGCATGTGGTACAGTTGGGCATATACAACGTGAAGGTAGTAGTGGTAGGCGCCCTCAACCAGCCCATACCCAACGCCCAAGTGGCCGTCAATGGGTTCCCCGCCAGCGGCACCACCGACAGCAGCGGCACCGTGTTGTTCCAGGGAGTGCTAGAGGGCTCCTACACGCTGGCGGTCAACGTGGGCAACCGCGTCCACGTCACTAACAACCTAACTGTAGCTGGCCCCAGCCAGACCGTGACTGTGGTGGTCAAGACGCCCATAGTCGCCATAATTAATGGCGTCCCCATAACGGTGACCGACACCGCCGCGGCCGCCGGAGGAGTATCCGCCGCGGGCTTGGCGCTGGCGTTGAGGAGGATGTTGAATAAAGCCGAAGAGGGTGAAGTCGCCGAGGTGGAACAGATCTAG
- a CDS encoding cupin domain-containing protein: MWTFEKLNDCIERRYISGERLTLAQFKIKAGCTVPMHSHENEQISLLLEGKALFVLGGEAREVSAGEVVRIPPRVPHEVKALTDIVVIDVFSPRRDDWERGEDQYLRR, translated from the coding sequence ATGTGGACCTTTGAGAAGCTAAACGACTGTATAGAGCGTAGATATATCTCGGGCGAGCGTCTCACCTTGGCGCAATTCAAAATAAAGGCCGGCTGCACGGTCCCGATGCACAGCCATGAGAACGAACAGATAAGCCTACTGCTGGAGGGGAAGGCCCTCTTCGTGTTGGGCGGAGAGGCGAGGGAGGTCTCGGCCGGCGAGGTCGTGCGGATACCGCCGCGGGTGCCCCATGAGGTCAAGGCGCTGACCGATATAGTCGTGATAGACGTCTTCTCGCCGAGGCGTGACGACTGGGAGAGGGGCGAAGACCAGTACCTCCGCCGTTGA
- a CDS encoding 2-oxoacid:acceptor oxidoreductase family protein — MIEIRFHGRGGQGMVTASQVLATAAIMEGKYAQAFPEFGPERRGAPVKAYLRIDDRPIYKREPVVEPDVVVVGDQSLFVSENPLEGLKPNGILVVNGAYKAPVKTYYIDATSLALKVLGKAIVNTAMIGAVVKATGVVKLETAIAALGKYFSGKIYELNAQLVKMAFDQTKEL; from the coding sequence GTGATCGAAATAAGATTCCACGGCCGCGGCGGCCAGGGCATGGTCACCGCCTCGCAAGTCCTGGCCACCGCAGCAATAATGGAGGGCAAATACGCACAGGCGTTCCCGGAGTTCGGCCCCGAGCGTAGAGGCGCGCCAGTCAAGGCCTATTTGCGTATAGACGACAGGCCAATATACAAACGCGAGCCCGTCGTGGAGCCAGACGTAGTGGTGGTGGGCGACCAGTCGTTATTTGTATCGGAAAATCCCCTAGAGGGGCTGAAGCCCAACGGGATATTAGTGGTCAACGGGGCCTACAAGGCGCCCGTCAAGACCTACTACATAGACGCGACAAGCTTGGCGTTGAAGGTCTTGGGGAAGGCCATAGTCAATACCGCCATGATAGGGGCTGTGGTCAAAGCCACCGGCGTGGTGAAGTTGGAGACCGCCATTGCGGCGCTCGGGAAATATTTCAGCGGAAAGATCTACGAACTCAACGCACAACTGGTTAAAATGGCATTCGACCAGACTAAAGAGCTATGA
- a CDS encoding Sip1-related alpha-galactosidase: protein MFRLVRVNFRDGVCMPSLSGNTSYDLCGRGQLKLIVDGDYSAGVLGVEAKADAELAEWPLEVSIGVWPSTFVALTIAPIYDGAWACNEAYVGKREPIECASLPSNYPKRPEAELDVYKWWIQPWATPYFSEDFPDLLPFTIAVLAQIEGGGYMALLATSSQDLAGYIWEGWTIRAYMGVEAKAIARSWILAYGLSGDPYEALRRTWAAFFRRLNAKPRAAKRRPKFLDYLGWCSWNAFLTDVSSRGVLEVIKALRERGVPVSWVLVDDGWQKERRAQQPCCADRVLTSLSPDESKFPGGFEETVRELRALGVRWVGLWHTINIHWGGFDGSVGLGAPSAPYMSARAPLPAYPEALYLYRELYKALGLFDFVKVDNQCSVRLVARHAGEKIGRAAAALQTALQLAAEEAGLEILNCMSMGPENYSNYFSSNVMRTSNDYLPYWREGARLHALSNAYNSLFFSEVVWPDFDMFSTYDPHAKLHLVLRIFSGGPLYITDRDPQRTNVELLKMAVLPSGEVVRVDFPAVPTRDILFDNPYRGRRLLKIASTVRGKATVAVCNISDRRTSDVLKPEHLPFPARADVYYEVFSKSGGRTSGLGVEVELEPLDCEVVVFSPPGLIGLAEYILPPYPVVDGRPVAPGTPIEIK from the coding sequence ATGTTCAGACTTGTTAGGGTCAACTTTAGGGACGGCGTGTGTATGCCCTCCCTGTCGGGCAACACGTCGTACGACCTATGCGGTAGGGGCCAGCTCAAGCTAATCGTCGACGGCGACTACTCCGCCGGCGTCCTCGGCGTCGAGGCGAAGGCCGATGCGGAGCTTGCGGAATGGCCTCTGGAGGTGTCTATAGGCGTATGGCCCTCGACCTTCGTGGCGCTCACCATAGCGCCTATATACGACGGGGCTTGGGCCTGTAACGAAGCCTATGTGGGCAAGAGGGAGCCAATAGAATGCGCCTCCCTCCCCTCTAACTACCCCAAAAGGCCCGAGGCCGAGCTGGACGTCTACAAGTGGTGGATCCAGCCCTGGGCTACGCCTTACTTCAGCGAGGATTTCCCCGACCTTCTGCCCTTTACGATCGCCGTATTGGCGCAAATAGAGGGCGGAGGATATATGGCACTCCTCGCCACATCTTCGCAAGATCTGGCTGGATACATATGGGAGGGCTGGACCATCAGGGCCTATATGGGCGTCGAGGCGAAGGCCATCGCCAGATCTTGGATCTTAGCCTACGGCCTTTCGGGAGATCCCTACGAGGCCTTGAGGAGGACGTGGGCCGCCTTCTTTAGGCGCCTAAACGCCAAGCCTAGGGCGGCCAAGAGGAGACCCAAGTTCTTAGACTATTTGGGCTGGTGTAGCTGGAACGCCTTTCTCACAGATGTATCGAGCCGCGGGGTCTTGGAGGTCATCAAAGCCCTTAGGGAGAGAGGCGTGCCGGTCTCATGGGTCTTGGTGGACGACGGGTGGCAGAAAGAAAGGAGGGCCCAACAGCCTTGTTGCGCCGATAGGGTCCTCACCTCGTTGAGCCCCGACGAGTCGAAATTTCCGGGAGGCTTTGAGGAGACTGTGAGGGAGCTGAGGGCCCTCGGCGTTAGGTGGGTAGGGCTTTGGCATACTATAAACATACATTGGGGAGGCTTTGATGGGTCTGTAGGCCTTGGCGCCCCAAGCGCGCCCTACATGTCAGCGCGGGCGCCCCTGCCGGCATATCCAGAGGCGTTATACCTATATAGGGAGCTCTACAAGGCCCTAGGCCTCTTCGATTTCGTCAAGGTGGACAACCAGTGTTCCGTTAGGCTTGTGGCCCGCCACGCCGGCGAGAAGATAGGGAGAGCCGCCGCGGCGCTCCAGACCGCCTTACAACTCGCCGCTGAGGAGGCGGGGCTGGAGATACTGAACTGCATGTCGATGGGCCCCGAGAATTACAGCAACTACTTCTCCAGCAATGTAATGCGGACCTCCAACGACTATCTGCCCTACTGGCGCGAGGGGGCTAGGCTGCACGCGCTCTCTAACGCCTACAACTCTCTATTCTTCTCCGAGGTCGTATGGCCCGACTTCGATATGTTCTCCACCTACGACCCGCACGCCAAGCTCCATCTCGTCTTGAGGATATTCAGCGGGGGGCCTCTCTATATAACCGATAGGGACCCCCAAAGGACCAACGTGGAGCTGTTGAAGATGGCGGTCTTGCCCAGCGGCGAGGTCGTGAGAGTCGACTTTCCAGCCGTCCCCACTCGCGACATCCTTTTCGACAACCCCTATAGGGGCCGCAGGCTCTTGAAGATCGCGTCGACTGTTAGAGGCAAGGCGACAGTGGCGGTATGTAACATATCCGATAGGAGGACCTCCGACGTGTTGAAGCCCGAGCATCTGCCCTTCCCGGCTAGGGCCGATGTGTACTACGAGGTCTTCTCCAAGTCGGGAGGCAGGACGTCGGGGCTAGGCGTAGAGGTCGAGCTGGAGCCTCTGGACTGCGAGGTCGTGGTGTTCTCGCCGCCGGGCCTTATAGGTCTCGCCGAATATATACTGCCGCCCTACCCCGTAGTTGACGGGAGGCCCGTCGCCCCGGGGACCCCAATAGAGATAAAATAA
- a CDS encoding ribbon-helix-helix domain-containing protein has product MPTRKYTTVSIPYQLYEKLERMIEGTGFSSVSEFVTYILREVVAMKERRASGAQLTQEELKELEEKLRALGYL; this is encoded by the coding sequence ATGCCAACTAGGAAGTATACAACGGTCTCGATACCCTATCAGCTCTACGAGAAGTTGGAGCGGATGATCGAGGGGACCGGCTTCTCTTCAGTTTCCGAATTCGTCACCTACATATTGAGGGAGGTCGTCGCGATGAAGGAGCGGCGAGCCTCGGGGGCCCAGTTGACCCAAGAGGAGTTGAAGGAGCTGGAGGAGAAATTGAGGGCTTTAGGGTACCTCTAG
- a CDS encoding CopG family transcriptional regulator, translated as MSVVISIRVPKRLKEEMDKLRDKVNWSEEIRRYIERVIKEYERMRAVEEVERELAAITPVPKGTAAAYVREDRDSS; from the coding sequence GTGAGCGTGGTGATCTCCATACGCGTGCCGAAGAGGCTCAAGGAGGAGATGGACAAATTGAGAGACAAGGTCAATTGGAGCGAAGAGATCAGGAGATATATAGAGAGGGTAATAAAGGAGTACGAAAGGATGCGGGCGGTGGAAGAAGTAGAAAGAGAGCTGGCCGCCATAACTCCGGTGCCTAAGGGCACGGCCGCCGCATATGTCAGAGAGGACCGCGATAGTAGTTGA
- the porB gene encoding pyruvate synthase subunit PorB, with protein sequence MKVVYKAIWDLPVEELFASGHRACAGCGPAIAMRWITKTAGPNTIVVNATGCMEVTTTQYPETAWMVPYIHVAFENSAAAAAGIDSAIRTMTKKGLWKSGKTNVIVIAGDGGTYDIGLQSLSGMLERGHHVLYILYDNEAYMNTGIQRSGGTPRFAWTTTTPVGKAIRGKIQAKKDIMGIVMAHRVPYAATASISNIIDMANKIKTALEYTEEGPTFLHILAPCPPGWRFPEERTVEAARLAVETGYFPLYEYDHGKVRLNPPTSAIVADPKRRKPLREFLKFQGRFAHLTDAEIEELEKEVVANLNYLAKLASL encoded by the coding sequence ATGAAGGTCGTATATAAGGCCATTTGGGACCTCCCCGTCGAGGAGCTATTCGCGTCCGGCCACCGCGCCTGTGCCGGCTGTGGGCCGGCGATAGCCATGCGTTGGATAACAAAAACCGCAGGTCCCAACACCATAGTGGTAAACGCAACGGGCTGTATGGAGGTCACCACGACGCAGTACCCAGAGACCGCATGGATGGTACCCTACATACACGTGGCCTTCGAAAACTCCGCCGCGGCGGCCGCCGGCATAGATTCCGCCATAAGGACCATGACTAAGAAGGGCCTCTGGAAGTCCGGCAAGACCAACGTGATTGTGATCGCAGGCGACGGAGGGACATACGACATAGGCCTCCAGTCACTAAGCGGAATGTTAGAGAGAGGACACCACGTCCTGTATATACTATACGACAACGAGGCCTATATGAACACGGGCATACAGAGGAGCGGCGGGACGCCGCGCTTCGCCTGGACCACCACGACGCCCGTGGGGAAGGCCATCAGGGGGAAGATACAGGCGAAGAAGGACATAATGGGCATAGTGATGGCCCATAGAGTGCCCTATGCCGCCACGGCGTCTATATCCAACATAATCGACATGGCCAACAAGATAAAGACGGCGCTGGAATACACAGAGGAGGGCCCGACCTTCCTACACATACTAGCGCCCTGTCCGCCCGGCTGGCGCTTCCCCGAAGAGCGCACAGTGGAGGCCGCGAGGCTGGCCGTCGAGACGGGCTACTTCCCGTTGTACGAATACGACCACGGCAAGGTGAGGCTCAACCCGCCCACCTCGGCGATAGTGGCGGACCCCAAGCGCAGAAAGCCGTTGAGGGAATTCTTGAAGTTCCAGGGGAGGTTCGCCCACCTCACAGACGCCGAGATAGAAGAATTGGAAAAAGAAGTTGTGGCGAATCTCAACTATCTAGCTAAGCTGGCATCACTCTAA
- a CDS encoding transketolase C-terminal domain-containing protein, translating to MTAVATQIQKAKTVLALTSNYAVAYAVKAADVDVVAVYPITPQTTIVEKIAEFVDDGELNADLIHVESEHSAMSAVVGAAAAGARVFTATSSQGLELMHEVLHIASGLRLPVVMAVPARALSAPISIHGDYSDLMNTRDTGWITYIASSAQEVYDTVIQAYRVAESVLLPVMVSYDGFLMSHTTEPVELNDEEEVKRFLPRRERPNVLRPEKPITMGAFAMPDWYYEIKYQVQEALQGSLKTIEEVDEEYGRTFGRRYGVVQTYKMEDADYAIVAYGGASFGNAREAAEIAREKGIKAGVIRLRVFRPFPTSYIVKYLSGVKAFAVVDRAIAFGGPGGGPVFTDVATALWMNGIDVPGISVIHGIGQRSMYVEDFVKIYEMLRDGEKNKVVYMGLRL from the coding sequence ATGACCGCCGTAGCCACCCAAATCCAGAAGGCCAAGACCGTCTTGGCGCTCACGTCGAACTACGCCGTGGCCTACGCCGTCAAGGCGGCCGACGTCGACGTAGTGGCCGTCTACCCCATTACGCCCCAGACGACCATAGTGGAGAAAATAGCCGAGTTCGTCGACGATGGGGAGCTCAACGCCGATTTGATACACGTGGAGTCAGAACACTCCGCAATGTCCGCAGTGGTGGGGGCAGCCGCGGCCGGCGCCCGCGTGTTTACGGCAACCAGTAGCCAGGGCCTTGAGCTGATGCACGAGGTGTTGCACATAGCCTCGGGCCTCCGCCTCCCCGTGGTCATGGCAGTGCCGGCGCGCGCCCTCTCGGCGCCTATCTCCATACATGGCGACTACAGCGACCTCATGAACACGAGAGATACGGGATGGATAACCTACATAGCCTCCTCCGCCCAAGAGGTCTACGACACGGTGATACAAGCCTATAGGGTAGCCGAAAGCGTCCTGCTACCGGTCATGGTGTCGTACGACGGCTTCTTGATGTCCCACACTACCGAGCCCGTAGAGCTAAATGACGAGGAGGAAGTCAAGCGCTTCCTGCCCAGAAGGGAGAGGCCCAACGTGTTGAGGCCAGAGAAGCCCATCACCATGGGCGCCTTCGCCATGCCCGATTGGTACTACGAGATAAAATACCAAGTGCAGGAGGCCCTACAGGGCTCCTTAAAGACCATAGAGGAGGTAGACGAAGAGTACGGGAGGACCTTCGGGAGGAGGTACGGCGTCGTGCAGACCTACAAGATGGAGGACGCCGACTACGCCATAGTTGCTTACGGCGGCGCGTCTTTCGGCAACGCCCGCGAGGCGGCTGAGATAGCCAGAGAGAAGGGCATAAAGGCGGGCGTCATAAGGCTGAGGGTATTCAGGCCGTTCCCCACCTCCTATATAGTCAAATACCTATCCGGCGTGAAGGCGTTCGCCGTAGTGGACAGAGCCATTGCCTTCGGCGGCCCCGGTGGCGGGCCCGTCTTCACCGACGTGGCGACTGCCTTGTGGATGAACGGAATAGACGTGCCTGGCATCTCGGTCATACACGGGATAGGCCAGAGGTCCATGTATGTAGAGGATTTCGTCAAGATATACGAGATGTTGAGGGACGGCGAAAAGAATAAAGTAGTCTATATGGGCCTGAGGCTATGA
- a CDS encoding pitrilysin family protein, with product MPMRGSYREERLDNGVVLIVDSYPSALAAVVVGIGVGPLFEPKDKRGYSHLLEHMLFNVAGFDVDKAVESLGGETNAFTHRSMVVLTFQALAEGLGGLVEIASRILTNRKYEETRFEKEKQVVLSEIRMSKEDPSERIGDLGLKSLFGDSPWGEPIGGSPEVISAATLRDLVEFEETWIKPDNIVVALTGRVGEEEAAKAKAELSKLSGEAPKKVVPEMGRGPLVLKETGKGIDGAYYSYAIRLSLDDAYLRLNAAAFHLASGTKSILFEALRDRGLAYSYYVDFDSAGRDGFLQVVVESANDLEAAREVVRDVLNKSWTPPPYRLRYFAYEWNKNMEVPLNRAYAYVEAKMRGINPAELEAKVQRAVSEGLAEIPRAVSYSAEAYLVPE from the coding sequence ATGCCGATGAGAGGGTCATATAGGGAGGAACGGCTGGACAACGGCGTCGTGTTGATAGTGGACTCGTACCCCTCTGCTCTCGCCGCGGTGGTAGTGGGTATAGGGGTGGGCCCCCTCTTCGAGCCGAAAGACAAAAGGGGCTACTCCCACCTCCTAGAGCATATGTTATTCAACGTGGCGGGCTTCGATGTGGATAAGGCGGTGGAGTCTCTTGGAGGAGAGACAAATGCCTTTACCCACAGGTCCATGGTGGTCCTCACGTTCCAAGCTCTCGCGGAGGGGTTGGGCGGGCTGGTGGAAATAGCGTCGAGAATCCTCACAAACCGCAAATACGAAGAGACGCGTTTTGAGAAGGAGAAGCAAGTAGTCCTCTCGGAGATTAGGATGAGCAAGGAGGACCCCAGCGAGAGGATAGGCGATCTGGGCCTCAAGTCGCTCTTCGGCGACAGCCCTTGGGGCGAGCCTATAGGGGGCTCCCCCGAGGTGATATCAGCGGCGACCCTGAGAGACCTCGTGGAGTTCGAAGAGACTTGGATAAAGCCGGACAACATCGTAGTCGCGCTGACCGGGAGGGTGGGGGAGGAAGAGGCGGCAAAGGCCAAGGCGGAGCTCTCCAAGCTGTCGGGCGAGGCGCCCAAGAAGGTCGTGCCGGAGATGGGGCGGGGCCCCCTAGTCCTCAAAGAGACGGGCAAAGGGATAGACGGAGCTTATTATAGCTATGCGATAAGGCTGTCGTTGGACGACGCCTATTTGAGGCTCAACGCGGCGGCGTTCCATTTGGCCTCTGGCACCAAGTCGATTCTGTTCGAGGCGCTCCGCGATAGAGGCCTCGCCTATTCCTACTATGTGGATTTCGACAGCGCCGGCCGCGACGGATTCCTACAAGTGGTTGTGGAGTCGGCGAACGACTTAGAGGCGGCGCGGGAGGTAGTGAGGGACGTCCTAAACAAAAGCTGGACTCCCCCTCCCTACAGGCTTCGATATTTCGCCTACGAATGGAATAAAAACATGGAGGTCCCCCTCAATAGGGCCTACGCATATGTGGAGGCCAAGATGAGAGGCATAAATCCGGCAGAGCTGGAGGCAAAGGTCCAGAGAGCTGTAAGCGAGGGGCTCGCCGAGATCCCCCGCGCCGTGAGTTACAGCGCCGAGGCGTACCTAGTCCCCGAGTGA
- the twy1 gene encoding 4-demethylwyosine synthase TYW1 has product MSCEEEPIGKHHALEGPRLVIRAGTARRLIEAHYGVYGHATVELCKWTKDALEGTGSCYKVKFYNAPAGGSHRCVEMSPVGMICSNRCVYCWRPTQEFDTFMPEELWVMEPEEIIKGVLKERERLLSGYWGHENARARVKEALAPTHWAISLSGEPTMYPKLPQLIKLIKSLPHTKSVFLVTNGQHPDMLRRLWEEDALPTQLYLSTNAPNRELYYLINAPVYNKEDAWEKWLESLDLVSKIPTRTVLRITLIRSLNYDDKYISEFAQIVKRGNPHFVEVKSYMHLGYSTRRLSRSDMLTHEEVVEWARKLRDELERIGARFAYMDDDERSRIAVLQNLDRYVDRWIVPPGR; this is encoded by the coding sequence GTGTCTTGCGAGGAGGAGCCCATAGGCAAGCACCACGCGTTGGAGGGGCCGAGGCTCGTGATTAGGGCGGGGACCGCCAGGAGGCTGATCGAGGCTCATTATGGCGTCTACGGCCACGCCACGGTGGAGCTATGCAAGTGGACTAAAGACGCCCTCGAGGGCACGGGCTCCTGCTACAAGGTCAAGTTCTACAACGCGCCGGCTGGCGGCTCCCACCGTTGTGTGGAGATGAGCCCTGTGGGGATGATCTGTAGCAACCGTTGCGTCTACTGTTGGCGCCCCACCCAAGAGTTCGACACGTTCATGCCGGAGGAGTTATGGGTCATGGAGCCCGAGGAGATAATCAAGGGCGTCTTGAAGGAGCGGGAGAGGCTCCTCTCGGGCTATTGGGGCCACGAAAACGCGAGGGCTAGAGTCAAGGAGGCCCTTGCGCCGACTCACTGGGCCATTTCGCTGTCGGGAGAGCCCACCATGTACCCCAAGCTCCCCCAGCTCATAAAGCTCATCAAATCGCTCCCCCACACGAAGTCGGTATTCCTCGTGACCAACGGCCAGCACCCCGACATGTTGAGGCGGCTCTGGGAGGAAGACGCATTGCCCACTCAGCTCTACCTCTCTACAAATGCCCCCAATAGGGAGCTATACTATCTAATAAACGCGCCGGTATATAATAAGGAAGATGCTTGGGAGAAATGGCTCGAGTCGCTAGACCTAGTGAGCAAAATCCCCACGAGGACTGTCTTGAGGATAACCCTAATAAGGAGCTTGAACTACGACGATAAGTATATATCTGAGTTCGCGCAGATAGTCAAGAGGGGCAATCCCCACTTCGTAGAGGTCAAGAGCTATATGCACCTAGGCTATTCGACCAGGAGGCTTTCTAGAAGCGACATGTTGACCCACGAGGAGGTCGTAGAGTGGGCCAGAAAGCTCAGAGACGAGCTGGAGAGGATAGGGGCGCGCTTCGCGTATATGGACGACGACGAGAGGAGTAGAATTGCGGTCTTGCAGAACCTAGACCGCTATGTAGACCGCTGGATAGTCCCGCCGGGGCGGTAG
- a CDS encoding 4Fe-4S binding protein — MSLPKVHEIPIGGIITEPGSSRRNLTGGWRSLKPIIHDDRCIRCRICWMYCPEGTIKEVKGEFVVKGKKYQYKYEIDYNYCKGCGICAHECPTKAIEMVPEA, encoded by the coding sequence ATGAGCCTCCCTAAAGTCCACGAGATACCGATAGGCGGCATCATAACAGAGCCGGGCTCCTCGAGGAGGAACCTAACTGGCGGGTGGCGTAGCTTAAAGCCGATAATACACGACGATAGGTGTATCCGTTGCCGCATATGTTGGATGTACTGCCCCGAGGGCACCATTAAGGAGGTGAAAGGCGAGTTCGTGGTGAAGGGCAAGAAGTATCAATACAAATACGAGATAGACTATAACTACTGTAAGGGATGTGGTATATGCGCCCACGAATGTCCCACTAAGGCGATAGAGATGGTGCCGGAGGCATGA
- a CDS encoding type II toxin-antitoxin system VapC family toxin — MSERTAIVVDASALVKYLLREEGWELVSNAIRAQPLYTVDHAIKEVANALWKHHARGLADRDVVLKIWRAFGRLIEAEAVVVEDERRYVEPALGIALRDGITVYDALYIAQSIEKNAKLLTADMRQAEVAKAHNVSTIIC, encoded by the coding sequence ATGTCAGAGAGGACCGCGATAGTAGTTGACGCCTCGGCGCTAGTTAAATACCTCCTCAGGGAGGAAGGCTGGGAGCTCGTGAGCAACGCCATTAGGGCGCAGCCGCTCTACACGGTAGACCACGCAATTAAGGAGGTGGCAAACGCCCTCTGGAAACACCACGCGAGGGGCCTTGCTGATCGCGATGTCGTCCTCAAGATATGGAGGGCCTTCGGAAGATTAATAGAGGCGGAAGCCGTCGTGGTGGAGGACGAAAGGCGATATGTGGAGCCGGCATTGGGCATAGCCCTTCGAGACGGGATAACCGTATACGACGCCCTATACATAGCGCAAAGCATCGAGAAAAACGCTAAGTTGCTCACCGCAGATATGCGGCAAGCCGAAGTCGCGAAGGCCCACAACGTATCCACGATCATCTGTTAG